Proteins from a single region of Strix aluco isolate bStrAlu1 chromosome 18, bStrAlu1.hap1, whole genome shotgun sequence:
- the RFLNA gene encoding refilin-A → MVGHLQLQGMDESLKEKSREGLLDSPDSGLPPSPSPPFYSLSPGEGRAGGSGGADPPAPGHRREAKDGKVMPYLLLNPSVPEMRPRMYPVFFGESIEVSPEPVQEIRCNSEVKYDSEKHYRDDIFYGPIPTVTTYSETVIAAPNCTWRNYKSQLIFEPRQKPLRFQSTTIIFPKHAKNIYRTTLNYSLGCAKRWFASSVQLELCEETSPCVIYSETL, encoded by the exons ATGGTAGGTCACCTACAGCTGCAAGGGATGGACGAGAGCCTGAAGGAGAAGAGCCGGGAAGGCTTGCTGGACAGCCCGGACTCggggctgccccccagccccagccccccttTCTACTCGCTCTCGCCCGGTGAGGGCCGAGCTGGGGGCAGCGGTGGTGCggaccccccggccccggggcacCGGCGAGAGGCCAAGGACGGCAAAGTG ATGCCTTACCTGCTCCTGAACCCATCCGTGCCAGAGATGAGGCCTCGCATGTACCCTGTGTTTTTTGGAGAAAGCATTGAGGTCAGCCCTGAGCCCGTGCAGGAAATCAG GTGCAATTCTGAGGTGAAGTACGACTCCGAGAAGCATTATCGGGATGACATCTTCTACGGCCCCATCCCCACCGTCACCACCTACAGCGAGACAGTCATTGCTGCTCCCAATTGCACCTGGCGGAACTACAAGTCCCAGCTGATCTTTGAGCCCCGTCAGAAGCCACTGAGGTTTCAGAGCACGACCATCATTTTTCCTAAGCATGCCAAGAACATTTACCGGACCACCCTCAACTACAGCTTGGGTTGTGCCAAGCGTTGGTTTGCTTCCAGCGTGCAGCTGGAACTCTGTGAGGAAACCAGCCCATGCGTCATCTACAGTGAGACCCTCTGA